A single Leptospiraceae bacterium DNA region contains:
- a CDS encoding CusA/CzcA family heavy metal efflux RND transporter yields the protein MKRLQDYLIDNPVWTFLVISLIIIVGSLSVLRLSIDAVPDITGIQVMVQTKTKHLDPEQAEFLVTYPIEMELSGIQKVQEIRSITKFGLSLITVVFDDDMDLLLARQLINERLQKVQKELPEGIIPQLGPISTGLSEVFMYVLKNNDILNEKEKLLYLRTVQDWIIKPQLRTIQGAAEVDSIGGYSKAIFVEYLPNELNKYGIGPLGLLHAIEGIGEISSGGYSEFQRKRFIIKNDNRFFSLKEIQNFPIRIYSIGPALKLNNFAKVLEKEQPRIGAATFNGEETVLGTVLMRMGENSREVAKNAEEAIKSIHKPQNVKIHPVYSRKYLVDQTIKTVEKNLFEGSVLVISILTLILGNIRAAILVSLSIPLSMLIAFTGMVQNKISANLMSLGAIDFGLIVDASVVMVENILRNLEMNPNISKDQKKELIQKSIREVTPAIITGISIIIIVYIPVLFLEGIEGKMFRPMAITMIIALLGSLGIALFLIPSLSRLFLRSEVHENKFLKFSFEKIIKKIYKKIIIFNLRFGFIFLGITIILFFVSLYIFYKMPTEFVPDLDEQDLVIGIVRNSDISLEEMVEKQKMVEKIILEFPEVEHVFSRIGIPESATDPMGINFADTFIILKKDKNLWRKNEHGQPITKQDLLIEIRNKIQSYPQFERDEISPTQPIEMRFNEMLEGSRADISLRIFGPDLETLFELIEKIRAILESNLQKEIKELVQDELSALTKTPILKFETNPQALIKYGISQKDVNTIFEYSLAGKEIGIYYENQMKYPIIFRLDDKYRNSIDGINSIPIDLPEGGVISLRELSNFRIVEQVTTISRVNSKRYAALSIYLNSRDIEGFVKKSEPLVREVLKDYQDYYFEWAGQYKNLQRAKLRMMILIPLTIFVIALILYQNLESFVHTLLIITAIPFASIGGIFLLWIRDIPFSVSTSVGFIALSGIAILNGVVLLNVFKQLRQEGLDLQTTVIEGALMRIRPILMTALVAAFGFIPMAFNTGIGAEVQRPLATIVVGGLVTSTILTLLLLPYMYYKVEAFLLEKFKKT from the coding sequence ATGAAGAGATTGCAAGATTACTTAATTGATAATCCTGTTTGGACTTTTCTGGTTATAAGTCTTATTATTATCGTTGGGAGCTTGAGTGTTTTGCGACTTTCTATTGATGCTGTTCCCGACATCACAGGTATACAAGTAATGGTTCAAACAAAAACAAAACATTTGGATCCCGAACAAGCAGAATTTTTAGTCACATATCCTATCGAAATGGAACTTTCTGGGATTCAAAAAGTTCAAGAAATTCGTTCTATTACAAAGTTTGGTCTTTCCCTCATCACAGTCGTTTTTGATGATGATATGGATCTCCTTCTAGCAAGACAACTCATCAATGAAAGATTACAAAAAGTTCAAAAAGAATTACCCGAAGGCATTATCCCTCAGCTAGGACCTATAAGCACGGGTTTGAGTGAGGTCTTCATGTATGTTTTGAAAAACAATGACATTTTAAACGAAAAAGAAAAGCTTTTATATTTAAGAACTGTGCAGGATTGGATTATCAAACCACAACTTAGAACCATTCAAGGTGCTGCAGAAGTAGACTCTATAGGTGGATACAGCAAAGCAATATTCGTAGAATATCTTCCAAATGAATTGAATAAATATGGGATAGGTCCTTTGGGGCTTCTACATGCTATCGAAGGGATAGGTGAAATCTCAAGTGGTGGATATTCAGAGTTTCAAAGAAAACGCTTTATTATCAAAAATGATAATCGTTTTTTCTCTCTAAAAGAAATTCAAAATTTTCCCATTCGCATTTATTCAATCGGACCTGCATTGAAATTAAATAATTTTGCCAAAGTACTAGAAAAAGAACAACCAAGAATTGGGGCAGCTACATTCAATGGAGAAGAAACCGTTCTTGGAACGGTCCTAATGAGAATGGGAGAAAACAGCCGAGAAGTCGCAAAGAATGCAGAAGAAGCCATCAAAAGTATTCACAAACCTCAAAATGTTAAGATCCATCCAGTTTATTCAAGAAAATATTTGGTGGATCAAACCATCAAGACTGTTGAGAAAAATTTGTTCGAAGGATCAGTTCTTGTTATTTCTATTCTTACTTTGATTTTAGGAAACATTCGAGCTGCGATTTTGGTAAGTCTTTCGATTCCTTTGTCGATGTTGATTGCTTTTACAGGAATGGTTCAAAATAAGATTTCTGCTAACTTGATGAGCTTGGGAGCTATCGATTTTGGACTCATTGTCGATGCCTCTGTGGTAATGGTAGAAAACATTCTGAGAAACTTAGAAATGAATCCTAACATCTCCAAAGATCAAAAAAAAGAACTAATTCAAAAATCCATTCGTGAAGTTACCCCTGCTATCATCACTGGTATTTCTATCATTATCATTGTTTATATTCCAGTCCTATTTCTTGAAGGTATTGAAGGAAAGATGTTTCGTCCAATGGCAATTACGATGATCATTGCTCTTTTGGGATCATTAGGAATTGCTTTGTTTTTGATACCTTCTTTATCAAGGTTATTTCTAAGATCAGAAGTTCATGAAAATAAATTTCTAAAATTTAGCTTCGAAAAAATAATTAAGAAAATTTATAAAAAAATTATAATTTTTAACTTAAGATTTGGGTTTATTTTTTTAGGAATTACTATTATTCTTTTTTTTGTTTCGTTATATATATTCTACAAAATGCCAACAGAATTTGTCCCAGATTTAGATGAACAAGACTTAGTAATTGGAATTGTAAGGAATTCTGATATATCTTTAGAAGAAATGGTAGAAAAACAAAAAATGGTGGAGAAAATCATTTTAGAATTTCCAGAAGTTGAACATGTGTTTTCTCGGATTGGGATACCGGAATCAGCAACTGATCCTATGGGGATCAATTTTGCCGATACTTTTATTATCCTGAAAAAAGACAAAAATCTTTGGAGAAAAAACGAACACGGGCAACCCATAACAAAACAAGATTTACTCATTGAAATTCGAAATAAAATCCAATCATATCCCCAATTCGAAAGAGATGAAATCTCTCCAACACAGCCAATTGAAATGAGATTTAACGAAATGCTGGAGGGTTCTCGTGCAGACATCAGCCTTAGAATCTTTGGTCCCGATTTGGAAACTCTGTTTGAATTGATTGAAAAAATTAGAGCTATTTTAGAAAGCAACCTTCAAAAAGAAATCAAGGAATTAGTTCAAGATGAATTGAGTGCATTAACAAAAACTCCCATCTTGAAATTTGAAACTAACCCTCAAGCTTTGATCAAATACGGTATTTCACAAAAAGACGTTAATACAATTTTTGAATACAGTTTGGCAGGAAAAGAAATCGGAATTTATTACGAAAATCAAATGAAATACCCAATTATCTTTAGATTAGATGATAAATATCGAAATTCTATTGATGGGATCAATTCCATCCCCATTGATCTTCCTGAGGGTGGCGTCATTTCTCTTAGAGAACTGTCAAACTTCCGCATCGTAGAACAGGTTACTACAATATCGAGGGTCAATTCGAAACGATATGCGGCTTTATCAATCTATTTAAATAGCCGGGATATTGAAGGGTTTGTCAAAAAATCCGAACCACTTGTTCGAGAAGTTTTAAAAGACTATCAAGACTATTATTTTGAGTGGGCAGGACAATATAAAAATTTACAGCGAGCAAAACTTCGAATGATGATATTGATTCCACTAACAATCTTTGTGATTGCTTTAATATTATATCAAAATTTGGAATCTTTTGTGCATACGTTACTTATCATTACTGCTATTCCCTTTGCGAGTATTGGAGGGATTTTTCTTCTTTGGATCAGGGATATTCCATTTAGTGTTTCTACTTCTGTGGGGTTTATTGCCCTTTCTGGAATTGCCATTTTGAATGGAGTTGTCCTTTTGAATGTTTTTAAACAACTTAGACAAGAGGGATTAGATCTTCAAACCACTGTGATTGAAGGAGCTCTGATGAGGATTCGTCCTATCCTAATGACAGCTCTTGTAGCTGCGTTTGGATTTATCCCGATGGCGTTCAATACAGGCATTGGCGCAGAAGTTCAAAGACCTTTAGCAACAATCGTTGTGGGAGGTTTAGTAACTTCAACAATATTAACTTTGCTTCTTTTGCCATATATGTATTATAAAGTTGAAGCTTTTCTTTTAGAAAAGTTTAAAAAAACATGA
- a CDS encoding TolC family protein — MVKKTLIIFLTFFYLKAITSQTPYYKKYIEILNKENIDLKVQMIRKQKSDLNIEQKKKMISPFQLELQYETGTKNYPTNLLQLEEASSQKIKHYIIGLSKAIDVLSKQKTKYEIAQWEKELEDNYSYLMKKQILSEFRLSYFRLIYLQRIKEHLSKHINQFERLSSKYHKNYFDKKLGNYTRMALQIGISKLKSEYTEAESEIQKELSYIRQLLNFDNYLIYVDKIEDISQLFPTELNEKELQKDYEESPIYKAELIKLKIKQKEKELAKKEEFHSFEVFFQYGERETGNYKNLTFDPINPEKETTYTLGLRIPIPYGTESSMNKFLIQKEEEIQVLQIEKTKVFLKNQIQYLTQIYKNNYQLFQQNIQTLYQSEPYLEMLDDSLLNRRISFFEYWGEHEKFHDLLQLTLKTFEVIVESLNLLELYTGKNLFQDI, encoded by the coding sequence ATGGTGAAAAAAACTTTGATAATATTTTTAACTTTCTTTTACTTAAAGGCAATAACATCACAAACTCCCTATTATAAAAAATACATAGAAATTCTCAATAAAGAAAACATAGATTTGAAAGTTCAAATGATTAGAAAACAAAAATCAGATCTTAATATAGAACAGAAGAAAAAAATGATAAGTCCATTCCAATTAGAACTTCAATATGAGACAGGAACTAAAAACTATCCTACAAATTTACTACAATTAGAAGAAGCATCATCTCAAAAGATCAAACACTATATTATTGGACTAAGCAAAGCCATCGATGTCTTATCAAAACAAAAAACTAAATACGAAATAGCCCAGTGGGAAAAAGAATTAGAAGATAATTATAGCTATTTAATGAAAAAACAAATTCTTTCAGAATTTCGACTTTCTTATTTTCGTTTGATTTACTTACAAAGAATTAAAGAACATCTTTCAAAACATATCAATCAGTTTGAACGCTTAAGTTCCAAATATCATAAGAATTATTTCGATAAAAAATTAGGAAATTACACAAGAATGGCACTGCAAATTGGAATTTCCAAGCTCAAATCAGAATACACAGAAGCAGAAAGTGAAATTCAAAAAGAATTATCATATATAAGACAACTTCTGAATTTCGATAATTATTTGATTTATGTTGACAAGATTGAAGACATCTCTCAACTTTTTCCCACAGAGTTAAACGAAAAAGAATTACAAAAAGACTACGAAGAGAGCCCCATCTATAAAGCAGAACTCATAAAACTCAAAATCAAGCAAAAAGAAAAAGAACTAGCCAAAAAAGAAGAATTTCATTCATTTGAAGTGTTTTTTCAATATGGCGAAAGGGAGACAGGGAACTATAAAAATCTTACTTTTGATCCTATAAATCCAGAAAAAGAAACAACCTATACTTTAGGTTTACGTATTCCCATCCCCTATGGGACCGAAAGTTCAATGAACAAATTTCTTATACAAAAAGAAGAGGAAATACAAGTTCTACAAATAGAGAAAACAAAAGTATTTCTCAAAAATCAAATACAATACTTAACACAAATATATAAAAATAATTATCAACTTTTTCAACAAAATATTCAAACTTTGTATCAATCCGAACCTTACCTAGAAATGTTAGATGATTCCCTTTTGAATCGCAGAATCTCTTTTTTTGAATACTGGGGAGAACACGAAAAATTCCATGACTTACTCCAACTTACTTTAAAGACTTTTGAAGTCATTGTAGAGTCCTTAAATCTCTTGGAGCTCTATACTGGTAAGAATTTATTTCAGGACATTTAA
- a CDS encoding GAF domain-containing protein, translating to MSNLLTVSNEYIRIFFEVIKLSLETADLKTFIDKVLDYLLEIEGINVEKKAGFMIYHEGELRLISYKNVSDSLVKMCGRVAIGQCLCGKAAELREVLYKAHIDDDHENRPEGMLPHGHYNVPIVQNEQLLGVLFLYIKDGEEKNEQLIEFLKQLASILSMVILKYQFESEYQYSIVKLIRTNELMIENLKKIQTLEELVKTYVPQTILKYQNQDKRKKKISFDIEENYYLLLNINGILPFSEVFPIQKIYETIQSYYAPVIDVILEHGGDIEQFLEDKILAIYKDSYNVLLSALKIKEIIFSVNQKRQEMFLKPFTFQISIKYGKTFFGIIGSEKRKNWMRYGQTIRLLNLMQRKCKYNQIIVSEEVYKEQKDKFLFSESTQINLENGSHIVAYYLVR from the coding sequence ATGTCAAATCTATTGACTGTATCTAATGAATATATCAGAATTTTTTTTGAAGTTATCAAGCTTTCTTTAGAAACTGCTGATTTAAAAACATTTATCGATAAAGTCTTAGACTATTTATTAGAAATAGAAGGTATTAACGTAGAAAAAAAAGCTGGTTTTATGATCTATCATGAAGGGGAATTAAGGTTAATTTCCTATAAAAATGTATCTGATAGTTTAGTAAAAATGTGTGGTAGAGTTGCCATAGGACAATGTTTATGTGGAAAAGCAGCAGAATTACGAGAAGTCTTATACAAAGCTCATATTGATGATGATCACGAAAATCGACCAGAAGGTATGCTACCACATGGTCACTATAACGTCCCCATTGTTCAAAACGAGCAATTGTTAGGAGTTTTGTTTTTGTATATAAAAGATGGTGAAGAAAAAAATGAACAACTCATAGAATTTTTAAAGCAATTAGCATCAATTCTATCGATGGTAATTTTGAAGTATCAATTCGAAAGTGAATATCAATATTCGATTGTAAAGCTAATAAGAACAAATGAATTAATGATTGAAAATTTAAAAAAGATTCAAACATTAGAAGAATTAGTAAAAACCTATGTGCCTCAAACTATATTAAAATATCAAAACCAGGACAAACGCAAAAAAAAGATTTCTTTTGACATAGAAGAAAACTATTATTTGTTGTTAAATATAAATGGAATTCTACCTTTTAGTGAAGTTTTTCCCATTCAAAAGATTTATGAAACTATACAAAGTTATTATGCACCTGTTATAGATGTTATTTTGGAACACGGCGGTGACATAGAACAATTTCTTGAAGATAAAATCCTTGCAATTTACAAGGATTCTTACAATGTATTACTATCAGCACTAAAAATAAAAGAAATCATATTTTCTGTGAATCAAAAACGCCAAGAGATGTTTTTAAAACCTTTTACCTTTCAAATTTCAATCAAGTATGGAAAAACATTTTTCGGTATTATCGGAAGTGAAAAGAGAAAAAACTGGATGCGCTACGGTCAGACTATAAGGCTTTTAAACCTCATGCAAAGAAAATGCAAATACAACCAAATTATCGTAAGTGAGGAGGTTTATAAAGAACAAAAAGATAAATTTCTTTTTTCTGAATCCACACAAATCAATTTAGAAAATGGAAGTCATATTGTTGCTTATTATTTAGTAAGGTAG
- a CDS encoding cache domain-containing protein, translating to MFDQIITSLKEKVTLSHQMIERIYQQYEKGEITQSEAKKLAINLISRLESSKNEYFFIFDDEYLMIYHINPKLQGTNVKELTDINGKKLIQEMLKQTQEKNEALVDYYWNKPQSEIIAHKFTYAKRFEPWKWNIATGVYVDDVEERFKEYTNKMYLNLIIIFILSLVAFYIFITFIRKNLKIVEKIQENLEKGIFILPKMKVSNDEIGLLQNSIIKATEHISKLFDRIMPSSIMVENVSYDLKCLSNELKESIQNQHQHFEQISASIEETSVTINEIAKIIQETSRDSSDAMNLVNNTIAMLNETSKTINKIFNLFEDLNHQFDNIQKNSQNVEDILKIIQEIANQTNLIALNASIEAAKSGEKGSRFSVIAEEIRKLSQNSKESSQQIAQTIKDITNSIINFRDQIHNFGNDIIQTKSNFDKFNQILQKLITSFQNINLKISHFASSLEELNVASKDITKNVEINLSESEKILKLSEKSKELNLKLTEALDDFREATKGIKTANYNKYIFDLAKTDHIIFKDKVENFIDGSIQMSEHQLSDYTQCRFGKWYYGDDSTSYRHLKEFSEIEEPHKNFHNLCKEIYHHVKRKEISKARELFNQVESESKKVIEYLDKLKSYNFE from the coding sequence ATGTTTGATCAAATCATCACTTCATTAAAAGAAAAAGTGACGTTATCTCATCAAATGATAGAGAGAATTTATCAACAATACGAAAAAGGTGAGATCACACAAAGTGAAGCTAAAAAATTAGCCATTAACCTCATCTCAAGGCTTGAGTCATCTAAAAACGAATATTTTTTTATTTTTGATGATGAATATTTGATGATTTACCATATAAATCCCAAACTTCAAGGAACTAATGTAAAAGAATTAACTGATATTAATGGTAAAAAACTAATCCAAGAAATGCTAAAGCAAACTCAAGAAAAAAATGAAGCATTAGTGGATTATTACTGGAATAAACCCCAAAGCGAGATTATAGCTCATAAATTTACTTATGCCAAAAGGTTTGAACCATGGAAATGGAATATTGCAACAGGAGTATATGTCGACGATGTGGAAGAACGATTTAAGGAATATACAAATAAAATGTATTTGAACTTAATTATTATTTTTATATTAAGTTTAGTAGCATTTTATATTTTTATAACTTTCATAAGAAAAAACTTGAAGATCGTAGAGAAAATTCAAGAAAACCTTGAAAAGGGAATATTCATACTCCCAAAAATGAAAGTCTCTAATGATGAAATTGGTTTACTCCAAAATTCAATAATAAAAGCTACTGAACATATTTCTAAGTTATTTGATCGTATTATGCCATCATCCATAATGGTTGAAAATGTATCTTATGATTTAAAATGCTTATCAAATGAATTAAAAGAAAGCATTCAAAATCAACATCAACATTTTGAACAAATTAGTGCTTCTATTGAAGAAACTTCTGTGACAATAAATGAAATAGCAAAAATCATCCAAGAAACAAGTCGAGATTCTTCTGATGCTATGAATTTAGTAAACAATACCATAGCTATGTTGAATGAGACATCGAAAACAATTAATAAAATCTTTAACTTATTCGAAGATTTAAATCATCAGTTTGATAACATTCAGAAGAATTCTCAAAACGTCGAAGATATATTAAAAATCATCCAAGAAATTGCAAACCAAACAAATTTGATTGCACTGAACGCCTCTATTGAAGCTGCAAAGTCAGGAGAAAAGGGAAGTAGATTTTCGGTTATTGCAGAGGAAATCAGAAAGCTATCACAAAACTCAAAAGAGTCATCCCAACAAATAGCCCAAACCATTAAAGATATCACAAACAGTATTATTAATTTTCGTGATCAAATCCACAATTTTGGCAATGATATTATTCAAACAAAATCTAATTTTGATAAATTCAATCAAATCCTACAAAAGCTGATTACTTCATTTCAAAATATAAATCTAAAAATCTCACATTTTGCTTCTTCATTAGAAGAACTAAATGTAGCATCAAAAGATATCACCAAAAACGTAGAGATCAATCTTTCAGAATCAGAAAAAATTTTAAAACTTTCAGAAAAATCAAAAGAACTAAATCTAAAACTCACTGAAGCTTTAGACGATTTCAGAGAAGCTACAAAAGGAATAAAAACAGCTAACTATAATAAATATATCTTTGATTTAGCAAAAACAGATCATATCATCTTTAAAGATAAAGTGGAAAATTTCATTGATGGCTCAATTCAAATGTCGGAACATCAACTATCTGATTATACTCAGTGTAGATTTGGTAAATGGTACTATGGAGATGACAGCACTTCCTATCGACATCTGAAAGAATTTTCTGAAATTGAAGAACCTCACAAAAACTTTCATAATCTTTGCAAAGAAATTTATCACCACGTAAAAAGAAAGGAAATTTCAAAAGCAAGAGAATTGTTTAACCAAGTAGAAAGTGAATCAAAAAAAGTGATTGAATATCTAGATAAACTGAAGTCCTATAATTTTGAATAG
- the metK gene encoding methionine adenosyltransferase produces the protein MQKNFLFTSESVSEGHPDKICDQISDAILDAFIHQDPYSRVACETLVTTNFVCIAGEISSLANVDVEKVAREVIKKIGYDDPEIGFDYKSAEVLVKLHAQSPDIAQGVTGQGLYKGEQGAGDQGMMFGFAINETENYMPLPIELAHKLVKYLAELRHNGTLKDILPDSKSQVTVEYRDGKPYRVDTVVLSTQHRPHLEHKQIEEMIIEEVIKKVIPSHFLKNTRYLINPTGRFVIGGPHGDTGLTGRKIIVDTYGGYSRHGGGAFSGKDPSKVDRSAAYMARYIAKNIVAAGLADRCEVQISYAIGYPEPTSVLIDTFGTNKVDEEKISKRVKEIFRLTPRGIEESLELRSKERKYIQTATYGHFGRNEPTFSWERLDKIELLKELL, from the coding sequence ATGCAAAAAAATTTTTTGTTTACTTCCGAGTCTGTTTCTGAAGGTCATCCGGATAAAATTTGCGATCAAATTTCTGATGCTATATTAGATGCATTCATTCATCAAGACCCTTATAGTCGTGTTGCTTGTGAGACCTTAGTTACCACTAACTTCGTATGCATAGCAGGTGAAATTTCTTCTTTAGCAAATGTTGATGTCGAAAAAGTTGCAAGAGAAGTTATCAAAAAAATTGGATATGATGATCCTGAAATTGGTTTTGATTACAAAAGTGCTGAGGTTTTGGTTAAACTTCACGCTCAATCACCTGATATTGCTCAAGGTGTTACAGGGCAAGGTTTATACAAGGGAGAACAGGGAGCAGGGGATCAAGGGATGATGTTCGGATTTGCAATCAATGAAACCGAAAACTATATGCCCTTACCCATTGAGCTCGCTCATAAACTTGTAAAGTATTTAGCAGAGCTTCGACACAATGGCACATTAAAAGATATACTTCCAGACTCAAAAAGTCAAGTAACAGTAGAATATCGTGATGGTAAACCATATCGTGTCGATACTGTGGTTCTCTCTACACAACATAGACCTCATTTGGAACATAAACAAATTGAAGAAATGATCATAGAAGAAGTAATCAAGAAAGTCATCCCTTCCCATTTTTTAAAAAACACACGATATTTAATTAATCCCACAGGTAGATTCGTGATAGGCGGACCGCATGGGGATACAGGTTTGACAGGGAGAAAGATCATTGTTGATACTTATGGTGGATATAGTAGACACGGTGGTGGTGCTTTTTCTGGCAAAGATCCATCAAAAGTAGATCGTAGTGCTGCTTACATGGCACGTTATATTGCAAAAAACATAGTTGCCGCTGGGCTCGCAGATAGATGTGAAGTTCAAATCTCCTATGCAATTGGATACCCTGAACCAACTTCTGTTTTAATTGATACGTTCGGAACTAATAAAGTTGACGAAGAGAAAATCTCAAAAAGAGTAAAAGAAATCTTTCGATTAACCCCAAGAGGTATCGAAGAATCCTTAGAACTCCGTTCGAAAGAAAGAAAATACATACAAACTGCAACTTATGGACACTTCGGGAGAAATGAACCTACTTTTTCTTGGGAAAGATTAGACAAAATAGAGCTTCTTAAAGAATTACTATAA
- a CDS encoding helix-turn-helix domain-containing protein — protein sequence MEIPLIHSFLSLEDLFMEHDIEDLKKQLRSPQQRNELFNLFMNVGDIIKTYRQKRNIKLHDLSSKIQQKHGEIIHPTILSRYENKKLEIKNTHLAYIFDVLEIYLDDLFPEKIVLVNLKEYVTNIKFQYLVSELRSFFTDDEIRNFIIKHLEMILHCSWRAIDIYSKSKDFKEVSEE from the coding sequence ATGGAAATTCCACTGATACATTCTTTTCTTTCATTAGAAGATTTATTTATGGAACATGATATTGAAGATTTGAAAAAACAACTTCGTTCTCCACAACAAAGAAATGAACTTTTTAATTTATTCATGAATGTAGGCGATATTATCAAAACCTATAGACAAAAAAGAAATATTAAACTACATGATTTATCATCAAAAATCCAACAAAAACATGGAGAAATTATTCATCCAACAATACTATCACGTTATGAAAATAAAAAACTTGAAATCAAAAATACACATTTAGCTTATATATTTGATGTTTTAGAAATTTATCTTGATGATCTTTTTCCTGAGAAGATCGTTCTAGTGAACTTAAAAGAATATGTTACAAACATAAAATTTCAATATTTAGTTTCAGAATTGCGAAGTTTCTTTACAGATGATGAAATTAGAAATTTTATTATAAAACACTTAGAAATGATATTACATTGTAGCTGGAGAGCGATAGATATATATTCGAAATCAAAGGATTTTAAAGAAGTATCAGAAGAATAA
- the recN gene encoding DNA repair protein RecN, whose amino-acid sequence MLVELRIENFGIIEELKFRPGKGLNIITGETGSGKSLIIQALGVVLGERAGSAFVRNGANRAIVEAVFDLSKREAKRKEIHSLLEGYHIPSNGELLALKREITIDGKPKAYINNTLVSVQILKEIGSRLVEIHGQYENQRLMDPNYHLDYLDTFGGLDVLRNKVSELYKQWTELKKKLKVVSMKEEEKRFRKDYLLYAIQEIETFSPKENEFEELQKEKLKILNAGKLYEDFQFVYYTLQESDSSLLSNLQKIKKIFEKNQSIDGEITEYYDMLNECIYNIESIINFVREKKATLNYSPERLEDIEERLDGYRKLFKKYGSSTKEVLQKKAEFQKELHSIEMSDEEKELLRSKIQVIEEELREMSDELSKKRKEVIPVLEEKLKEGLEQLGMKGARIQVSFLYEGNEDNSKFTEKGFDQIEFLFCANEGEILLPLRKVASGGEFSRIALIMKSLLIDQNGPLCVIFDEIDSGVGGETAYTLGKKLKEISRNDQVIAITHLHQVASMANRHYRIYKINKNSRTFTYIERLIGENRLKELARMLGGSEPIVLEHAREILQKSQSQSQKEESLLV is encoded by the coding sequence ATGTTAGTAGAACTTCGTATTGAGAACTTCGGAATTATTGAGGAATTGAAATTTCGTCCAGGGAAAGGTTTAAATATCATCACGGGTGAAACAGGTTCAGGAAAGTCATTGATAATCCAAGCATTGGGGGTTGTTTTGGGTGAAAGAGCTGGATCGGCTTTTGTAAGGAATGGCGCAAATCGTGCCATTGTAGAAGCTGTTTTTGATTTATCAAAACGTGAAGCAAAAAGAAAAGAAATCCATTCTTTGCTCGAAGGATACCACATCCCCTCGAATGGTGAACTATTAGCCTTAAAAAGGGAAATCACTATAGATGGAAAACCCAAAGCCTACATTAACAATACACTTGTTTCTGTTCAAATCCTAAAAGAAATTGGTTCACGATTAGTGGAGATTCATGGGCAGTATGAAAACCAAAGACTGATGGATCCCAACTATCATTTAGACTATTTGGATACTTTTGGTGGCTTGGATGTTTTAAGAAATAAAGTTTCTGAGTTATACAAACAATGGACAGAACTTAAAAAAAAACTGAAAGTCGTTTCGATGAAAGAAGAAGAAAAAAGATTCCGCAAAGATTATCTACTTTACGCCATCCAAGAAATTGAAACCTTTTCCCCAAAAGAGAATGAATTCGAAGAACTACAAAAAGAAAAACTAAAAATCCTCAATGCAGGAAAGCTATACGAAGACTTTCAATTTGTTTATTATACACTACAAGAAAGTGATTCATCCCTTTTGTCTAATCTTCAAAAAATCAAAAAAATTTTCGAAAAGAACCAATCGATCGATGGTGAGATTACTGAATATTATGATATGCTTAACGAATGTATTTACAACATTGAAAGTATTATTAACTTTGTTCGAGAAAAAAAGGCTACTTTAAATTATTCACCTGAAAGATTAGAAGACATTGAAGAACGCTTGGATGGTTATAGAAAACTTTTCAAAAAATACGGTTCCTCCACAAAAGAGGTTCTGCAAAAGAAAGCAGAATTTCAAAAAGAACTCCATTCAATCGAAATGAGTGATGAAGAAAAAGAACTTCTACGTTCCAAAATCCAAGTAATCGAAGAAGAGTTGAGAGAAATGTCGGATGAACTATCGAAAAAAAGAAAAGAAGTGATCCCTGTTTTAGAAGAAAAACTCAAAGAAGGACTCGAACAATTAGGAATGAAAGGCGCAAGAATTCAAGTTTCTTTTCTATATGAAGGTAATGAAGATAATTCCAAGTTTACAGAAAAAGGTTTTGATCAAATTGAATTCTTATTCTGCGCTAATGAGGGAGAAATACTATTACCTTTACGAAAAGTAGCATCTGGTGGTGAGTTTTCTCGAATTGCATTGATTATGAAATCTCTATTGATTGATCAAAATGGTCCTCTTTGTGTGATATTTGATGAGATTGATTCAGGTGTGGGCGGTGAGACTGCCTACACTTTGGGGAAAAAACTAAAAGAAATTTCCCGAAATGACCAAGTGATTGCAATCACTCATCTACATCAAGTGGCAAGCATGGCGAACCGACATTATCGAATCTATAAAATCAACAAAAACTCGAGAACGTTCACATACATAGAACGCTTGATTGGAGAGAATCGTCTAAAAGAATTAGCAAGAATGTTAGGAGGGAGTGAACCTATTGTTCTCGAACATGCAAGAGAAATTTTACAAAAATCCCAATCCCAATCTCAAAAAGAAGAATCACTTTTGGTATAA